In Ostrea edulis chromosome 4, xbOstEdul1.1, whole genome shotgun sequence, a single window of DNA contains:
- the LOC125668007 gene encoding zinc finger protein 723-like, with product METPEKSVAIVTVQPEKLVTITHINQVFTDNPAAVEQCVQDKLQKLLELNQDKKTHTAAQNEIQAEEDQVIRYEVTQNPSLLKRNKNYNCESCGKIFGRSSHLRRHERIHTGERRFVCEVCGKAFHQSSGLKRHAIIHTGEKSCECKVCGKQFAHSSSLNTHMLLHIGIRPYMCDICGRAFFQNSNLKKHLERHEKTSIFQCEICFKGYATKNHLQSHIKRHHESFLANCNICFKQFRSEKQLQTHEKTHQRSGDPICKVCGKKFKNHSNVERHMMIHTGQKPYVCDECGKAFNQLQYLNTHMMIHTGQKPYSCDICGKSFIQKQNKGQHMKTHKKSIDMC from the coding sequence ATGGAGACTCCTGAGAAGTCTGTTGCCATAGTAACTGTTCAACCTGAAAAGTTGGTGACCATAACTCATATCAATCAAGTATTCACTGATAACCCAGCAGCTGTAGAACAGTGTGTCCAGGATAAATTACAAAAATTACTGGAACTCAATCAAGACAAGAAAACTCACACTGCAGCACAGAATGAAATACAGGCAGAAGAAGACCAAGTGATTAGATATGAAGTTACTCAAAACCCCAGTCTACTGAAgagaaacaaaaattataactGTGAAAGTTGTGGTAAAATATTTGGACGATCATCACACCTTAGACGCCATGAAAGAATTCACACTGGGGAGAGACGTTTTGTGTGTGAAGTTTGTGGTAAAGCTTTCCATCAGAGTTCTGGTTTAAAGAGGCATGCAATCATTCATACTGGTGAGAAATCTTGTGAATGTAAGGTGTGTGGTAAACAATTTGCTCACAGTTCAAGCTTGAACACACATATGCTTCTACACATAGGGATAAGACCATACATGTGTGATATTTGTGGCAGAGCATTTTTTCAGAACAGTAATTTAAAGAAACACTTGGAACGTCATGAAAAAACCTCAATATTTCAATGTGAAATCTGTTTCAAAGGCTATGCAACAAAAAACCATCTCCAATCTCATATAAAGAGACACCATGAAAGTTTCTTGGCAAActgtaatatttgttttaagcaATTCAGAAGTGAAAAACAGCTCCAGACACATGAGAAGACACATCAAAGAAGTGGGGACCCTATATGTAAAGTCTGTGGGAAGAAGTTTAAAAATCATTCCAATGTTGAGCGCCATATGATGATTCACACAGGCCAAAAGCCATATGTTTGTGATGAGTGTGGGAAGGCGTTCAATCAGCTACAATATCTAAACACCCATATGATGATCCACACAGGCCAAAAGCCATATAGCTGTGACATTTGTGGAAAATCTTTTATTCAGAAACAGAACAAAGGGCAACACATGAAAACGCACAAGAAATCAATTGATATGTGCTAG